The sequence below is a genomic window from Gammaproteobacteria bacterium.
GTTGCAGATCCTGGAGCAGGTTGAGGATCTGGGCCTGGATAGAAACATCAAGGGCAGAAACCGGCTCGTCACAGACAATAAACTGCGGACTCAGGGCCAACGCCCGCGCAATACCAATACGCTGGCGCTGGCCGCCTGAGAATTCGTGCGGGTAGCGTGAGTGGTATGTTGGCGATAGCCCTACTCGCTCTAAGAGGCTGTTAACCTGTTGAATAAGCTCGTCTCCCTGAGCGAGATCGTGTACTTTGAGCGCTTCCCCAATAATCGCACCGACTGTCATACGCGGATTCAGCGAGCTATACGGATCTTGGAAAATCATCTGCATCCGCCGGCGAAGGGCGCGGACCTGGGCTGCGTTGAGCTGACAAAAATCCTGACCGTTAAAAAATATCTCTCCCGCAGTTGGTTCGATCAAACGCAGCAGCGTTCTGCCCACCGTTGTCTTACCGCAGCCTGACTCTCCTACCAGACCAAACGTCTCTTGGGGCTGAATGACAAACGACACGTCATCGACCGCTTTGACCCAGGCCGAGATGCGGGAGAAGACGCCGCTGCGGACGGGGTAATATTTTTTGAGATTGCGGAT
It includes:
- a CDS encoding ATP-binding cassette domain-containing protein, whose protein sequence is MAAHSDTRPPLLEIRNLKKYYPVRSGVFSRISAWVKAVDDVSFVIQPQETFGLVGESGCGKTTVGRTLLRLIEPTAGEIFFNGQDFCQLNAAQVRALRRRMQMIFQDPYSSLNPRMTVGAIIGEALKVHDLAQGDELIQQVNSLLERVGLSPTYHSRYPHEFSGGQRQRIGIARALALSPQFIVCDEPVSALDVSIQAQILNLLQDLQ